DNA from Nymphaea colorata isolate Beijing-Zhang1983 chromosome 4, ASM883128v2, whole genome shotgun sequence:
acaaaacatttgcatctaAAAGTTCGAAGTATATTGAAATCGAgttcatatttaaataatttttcaaaaggagttgtattctttaaaacttttaaagacATTTTATTTATGAGATAAACAGAAGCAAGGGAtgcttcagcccaaaagtttttaggtatattttttgtaataaGTAAAGTTCTTGTTGTTTCCACTGTGCTATTATTGGCGCTAAAATAGCGCCAATGAAAATACAATAAATTAATGGCTCTAGAAAACGCACGCTACTAAATATTAACACTGGCACTAAAGGAGCTCCCACAATCGAAACTGACTCTGGCATCTAGCGCCCTTTATGGTGCTTTTCGTGCGTCAGATAAAACTTTTAGTGCCACAAACTTTTAACGCCATGAAAAAAGGTAGTGGTGGTCCGGTCAGTGGTGCTCTTTGTGGCATTATTTGTGTGCCATTGATAATGTTCAGTAGTGCTAAAATACCACCAGAAATGCTCGTTTTTCCTGTAGTGTAATATTCATCGATGTGctcttggatcaaaattttctttgttttgatcaTTATTTGTTGCATAGCAAAGAGTCGAAAAGGCCATCAAATGTTTAAaagatagattttttttttcaaataaaattttcaaatggtgattttccaccTCAAGTGGGAGTGGAAAGATGATTGATTAAGTATGTGGCCATCAGAACACATTCATCTCAAAAATGAATGGGTAGATTTGCTTCAAACCAAAGGGCTCTTGCAACATCAAGGTGTTGGTAGTTCTGTTATATCACACCGTTTTGATATTTCTGTTATATCACACCGTTTTGCTGTAATGTAGCAATGCAATTATGGTGGTGTACGGTTCCTTGTTCCTTGAGAAAGGTTTgcatattttgagaaaaactccATGTCAttatctgatcttaaattctTGATTGGGAcctcaaattgattttttatcaaagcaaaaaaaaaaatcataaggtGCAACGTCTCAAATTTGTGTCTCATCAAGAAATAATGTGCACCTGTCAATGTGGACTATGCGTAAGGTCCCCAAATGTAGAAATATTACTTGAATCGGATTGCAAACAAGTTTGTTTTGCACGATGACAAACATCACAACTGTACTCTTTATTTAAAccacaattcaaacaaaagtATCAAtgaattagtcttaaatgagaCTAGAGAGAATAACTAAATCATTTGTGCCAAAGTTCATGAGACGTGGTAACAGCAAAACAGTTTTGTAGAGTTGCTGCCACAAGTTGAAGATTGTAGTCACGTTTTCTTTACCCCGACTAATCGTTATCCTCAACACCAGGATAacacaatgtaaaaaaaaaaaaggttacatAACACTTTAATGTTTTGGTAAGTTGATCGACTGAAAGGAGGTTTACTTTGAATGGGGGTATACGAACGACATTATCAAGTGTGAATGACTCGAATGGGACGTCACCAACTTGGTGAACAAGAATAGATTTCTAATAGGTAGGTTAACAGGCTTATGACACGGTTTTAGGTTTTAGAGAATAGAGCTATAGCACAATTGTGTCGACCTACTCCAAAATCAATGATCCAAGAGGCATCTTGAAGTTCAAGGGAGGGGGTGCTACATGGAAAATTGATAGAGGCTGTTTGGTTTCTTGGGAGTGACAGAATTTTATAGTACTCATCCACAGTGAAGGCGGGTGAAACATCCCTGTTACCATTTGGTAATAAACAATATcactattattttattttttggaagaTGTACATAACGATTACATAGTATATCAATTTGTATATGACAAACAACAATTCCTCCATTACATGCACAAGACCAATAACTTTGTTACAACGTAAGATGGCATCAGAAGCTAGGAGAAGCAGTAACTCCTCTTCAAGAGTGGAATATATATCAGAAAATGCGTGCAAAGGTAGTAGGATCAATCAGATTGAATTATAATGATCCATCCAATGAGGAGAGACAATTTTCTAGAAAGTAATTCCGGAAAAGAACAATAATGGACAAGTCCTTGCAACCACAAATAGTCACCCATATTAGGCTTTTCATATTCAATCAAGGTGGCAACATCTGCCATCTGCTTTATGTCATGATTGCTGGAGGTTTgccatttttctgaaaaaaaaagtggaccAAGGAATTAACTCCACATTTCTAAGCATGAAAAATTGCTAAACCTTGATTCCTTAAAAATACATACGTCAATCAAAAGACCACACAGATTAAAATAAATCCAGAGATTAGATTTCCTCTTTGGTTTGTTGAAGTCCTGTTAagtgtttttcaaaattccatGCCAAAAACATTTTGCAAGCAAATAAAGATTCAATCGTTTCAGCAGTTTTTTGGCATCTTAACTTTCACCTTTATTAGCCTTCATCACCCGAAGCACCAGATGGAAGCCCCTAATCCACCATTCCGATGTACACCACTCATCAGCAAGTTCATTTACTTTCCCTACAAATGAGCAAATGATGGCAAAGCGAACAACACAAATCAAGAATAGGAAATCCATAAGCGCATGTAGCAGGTCTACCAAATTAAACACTTTATCGGATATAGGCGAACAATAGTTGACAACTTGCACCCCAGGTATAGCTCTTGTTCAAGATCTTTAAAAGGCCTAAAAAAATATCTATGCTTCCTCAGTCaccattttctgtttcatgGTCAGTTTCACCTGCGTAGCTAACAAATGTGCCTAACGTTTCATGCATATCAACGACATTTTGATGTCATGATAAATTCGTTTCTTCAAAATCTGTTGTTGACATATGCTTTCCATAAAAAATCCACTTCGTATAATTTTCACAAACTCACAGTAAATCATGTCATCCTTTACATCTTGTAAGCTCTTAAACTTACAACTGTTACACTTTATACAAGGACATCTAATCTTCTTATTAACTACTGAATTATTTGTTACGGTAAAGTGCACAAACTCGTTAACCCCATTAAGATATTATGTGCTTAACCTAAGCAGGAAATACAGAATTTCGTGAATATGATTATCGTATACAATTAATGACAAAAAActtgtaaaattaatttttgtagGCGTCCAACGAACCTGTGCTTGCTAATCCAACTTTTATCAACCATATGGATTGCAGGAATTTCAAGCAGAAACATGTCAATCTACAACAAAAACCTTTTCCCAAGGCAAAATGATCTGAAACCAAACTTCCTACAAGTAGGAACGTGATAATCTACAACAAAACCCTTTTTTATGGTTCCCATTTTGGCCAATTGCATCACTTTTGATggaatatcaaaatttcaagtagAAGCTATTTGgtgtgtatgtgcatgtatgtgtgtgcgcgCAGAAGGTAGGTCTTAGGAACTAAGGCGCCCATGGGAGACTAAAACATCTTATTCTTTAAACCATATTCTTCtgtttcatttccttttctaatgTGAAAAGCGCCATATAAATCGCCATAAGTTCTCATCCAATTGTAGTACATATATCACACAAATGTGTTTGCTAAAAAACACATCTTTGGGACTGATGGTGCAGTTGAGGAAACTCATTTCCAAACTGCTGCAGGTAGAAAAGATGAACCGAGGAAGGCAGCAGGTACGTGGAAGGTGATCGATTCTAAAAGAGAAAACAGGTTGACGCTTCATCTTCTAGGCGGGAAATAAATTGGCACCAGACACCACCCGAATGAAGTTTTGCATCTGTTGCTAACCTCTCATCTTCCCAGCGAAATCACTCCTGGAACCTTGACGACTGCATCCGATGGGAGTTCCCCATCCAAATTTCTGCATCGAAGGTGGAACATTGAAGCGTAATCTCCACTCTTTGCCGACAGAAGGTCCCGCCAGCTCCTTTATAAGCCCTCTCCCGACGAGAGAACACCTTGTGATATTATTCTTAAAATCATTTCTTTGTCTGTGGAATTGTACAgcgaaaataaattattaaccGTTAACTTGGCTTGTGAAAGGTACGAACCATATTAATGGAACAGAGATGCACAATCTCTTGCTGGATAGGAAATTGATCGTGGCGTCATGTTACCCTCCCAATCTCTTTTAACTAAAGGCAACAATCTAGGGCCTGCTACATGGGACACATTGTGGGAGCACACTTAATTTCCCTGCTATGAAATTTAGGAGAGTACCTTGCAATTGGTCTTCaagatgcaaatgaatgaagaGATCACTGAATGTATTAGCATATTTTAGGCAGATGATTAACTTCTTCACCATTTCACATAATGTGTTGTTAAAATGTATGGCCCCTAAATTGCCACAAAGGTATAGGGAATCTAATGCAATCGTCCATTAATCTCTGTattcaaaagataaaaataataaatcaaCTCAAGCATATGTATGCGTTGACGTCTTCCTAAGTTGTTGAACTGTGTAACTGTACATATGAATATTATTGAGCAGATTTGGATTGACATGCTTGTGATGCTTATGCATTAATGTAAGGATCACCCTGACTTAGACTGGATTTGGGACGAAGTTAAACTAATGTGTTGATAATTTTTGGTTCACAATCTTTTCGGGACAACTACTATCAGGTGAGTCCTAGCAGCTAGAGTCGAAGATGATAAGACAAGCGTGGACAAATCCATATTCGATTTAGTTTACGAACTTTGtgctttgaaattttgaacttgatgcAATAAGTGCCCACGACAGGTTATGAACCTTAGTGTTTTGACCAAGCCCTGAAATTGAAGTGAGTTGAGAGAACGTTATATTAATGTTTGATTCGCATgtattttaggaaaaaaacctcaaaaattGAGTCAATATAATTGTGAAGCTGCAGAATGAATCTTATTAGTAATTATATCTGCTGTGGTTTACTGGGTCTTAAAATCGAATTGGCAATTGAATATGTCTTCTATTCATATCTTTATTACTAATTTTACTAAACCTCCAACCTTTTGTAGACTGCCCAAGTCCAGCCTGCCAATCCatgaaaaagaatagaaaaacaaaagaagaacggTGCACCAACTCTTTCTCCATTATTTTAATCGCATACTGATTGATGATTTCTACAGATATTTCAGTGACAATCTGTCTCCATATAGAGCTCGCTGCTGGACCTCTTTCTCAGATAGTAACGTTCGGACGAGTACCCTCGCCTGCAAAGAGTTTCTTCAAACAAGCCACCCGTATCGTCCCAATGGGTTCCTCCGTCTTCCCAGCGCCAACCAGGCAAATGGGCATTATCGCCTCCTTGCTCATTGGGTGTACATGGCAAAACGCGCAGTGAATTAGAGAAACTATCATCTGGGTCTTCTTCACCCAGACAGATCGTTTTATATGATAAGGGTCGTACAATACAGAGAATACCGCAGCTACGAGTTCTATTTTCTGATCAAGTTGCTTTCACTAGTCACTAGAGTTCATTGTTGATCGGcatgtaaagagagagagagtcctgtCCCTGCCCTGTATATGAGGTGCATGCAGCATCAGACCCCTTTTGCCCATTTCATGGTTTCATTCATCGAAACCTCAAATTTTCCCTTCTGTATTATTATCACCATCATTATTACTACATTTGAAGATGCCCGCACAAAGggcaaatttttcttctttcttttccttttgcgTTTTTTGACAGACAATACCTATATTACAAGGGCATCAATCTTCTGTGCCTAAAGAACCATAAAAATgtgcagaaaataaaaattccgCATGCACCAGTGATCAATAAAACCCACTTGAATGCCTCTGGTTCATCAAATAGTGATATCGAGAAATTCATGCCAAAGATTCCTGCTACTACCCCAAAGATTGCAACAACAAATGTCGCAGTTGTAAGCAGCAATtcaaactgaatcaactgattccGCACATTGTCCTGCATCAGACCAGTAACaatatgaaattattttgtGGCAGTAATACCAAAGGTTGACAAAGGCAAATTAGTATGCTAGCAGTGCCAATCAGATGTTGACAACTTGGAATATGGAATTAGTTCTGTCCTCCAATCTAGTAGATAAAGCAACCAGAAGGCACCTCATCGGTTTATTAATTAGCAAAGATGTTACCTGGCACATCGGGCTACACTATCCACAGGAATGCAATTTTCAAGAATGATGCATGACTATGTTTCTGCGTGAAGGGTAACTGGTGGACCTTTTCTTGCATTCTATACAGCTCTATGCCATCTCAAAAATAAAGGGAGAATAGTGCTAACCAATTGTATATTGATGAAGTCCTCTGTATCATCTATATATTCCTTGAGCTGTAAAGATTAAAGTCATTCAGGAATTTTAGCAAGAACGATGTTAAGGTCAGCcaacatgaaaaggaaagaaatcttGTTTGGGTTGTGTACCGATGTTAGCTTGTTGAGGGTGCTGTCAATGACAACGAAGTAGGCTTCCAGTAACATTTCCAATTCCTCAATGTTTTCCGTGGCACTTTCTGAACTCTTCATGCTCTCGTGTCTACTTCTAGCTATGCTTAGGCTCTTCTCAAGTCTCCGGGTTTCTGTAGGAGAAGAAACAGGGGAAACAGGAGCAGAAACCGACATTCCAGCTCCTATAGAGCTGTAACCGGCTATAGATTGATCACCATCAATAGCAGATTCCACTCGCAGCTTTTTCTCTGTCAGATACATTTCAGCCATGTCACCATCATCATCCATAAGTTGTTCAATCTCATCCCTGACCTGTAAGAAATGGAACTCACAATGAAATAAAAGTGGATGAGAGTGAACATAAGATAAAGTAACAAAAGAAGTACCTTCTGAACCCTCCGGGTCAAAGCAACAAGTCTGCTCTTCAACCGACGCACTCGTTCCAAATTTAAGGTACTTATTTTAGAGGTCAGTTCATCCAACAAAGGATATGCCTCTATCTCTAGATCTGCAGCCTTTTTGGGGCCAAAAAAAATTCCCTTATTAAAGAGTTAGCTGTGGAAAATGACCAACAATTATAAAGAGAATGTCTACAGATTCAAACTTGGAGTACAATAATCAAATTAAGGCTTTGGAAAGCTGCCAAATTTCAGTAGAGTGACAAAATCAATCGAAAATGTCCTAGAAAAAGTGAGATGAATATGAGATGATTTCAGAAAGATATTGAGGGTCAGAACCGCTCAGTTTCTGGATAGGTTAGACTGACCTTGTGACAAACAAATAATCGAACATAGGCTTCTCTTGTTTAGCTAAATTTGTTTGGCCAAGCTACAAGAGGAGGGACCCAACATCTCCATACACAATACATGCATGGAATCAAAAGTATCTTTTCCGCCATGTAAGTAGGTTTTATGATGGAACCATTTTTTATGGAACAAGATGCAAAAATCCTTATTATGTCATTTATCAGATTTGCTATGGATAAACTCAACATGAATATGTGTTCTACCTAACAATAAATTTCTGTTGACCGTGATCAGAAAACCAATTCAGTTTGTTCAAGAtggagacaaaaacaaaaattttgaactatAATAGGCAAATGAGACTGAGTTGTTTGAGAGGAATAGGCTTCAGAACTGCTACAGAATAGGAGAACTTTGAGAATAAAGAGGAGTCAAAGCCATATACAATGGTCTCAGCAGACTTTTCCCGAACTTGGAAGAGGTCAATGACAGCATCTCCTGAAGCTGAAGATATGCTAGAACTACAAGCTATCAGAACATCCCTTTGAAAGATATGTAAGAGCTACAAGACTGACCATGACTCCCGACTAcgcttttattgatgactttggTCAAATATGTCCAGACAGGTGATCAGGTATATGCACAGAGATTGACTTAAGATATGCAGACAAAATAGCTTTGGTTGGATAACTGGATCTACGTGGGTTAATGCCTAAGGATGGTATCATCACATCCAATGGCCTGAATTGTAATCAGCACTAAGCAGCACTGCCATTATAATACAGTTTTGACATCGAACACTTGCCATAGGTATGAGGTAGGAAGGAACAAAACTGCTTTCTCAGTCTTGGCCTAAAGAAGGACATCAGGCAGGTTTTAGTGGCTTTATTTCATGGCCAGTAAAGTAGGTTGGAAAGAGTATCCAATGCAGTAAACAAACTTCACTGCTTAACGTAGGTGATCAGATCACTGGTTATTTCTCACCAGCAGAGCGGAGATGCAGGTTTTAACTCATAGCCTTTCTTCCAACTGAACTTGTTTCATCAGAAGAAGGTGCAGTTAAGCTTGTCACAAAAAGCCTTCATAGTCTTGGTCTTCAATGTTATTGCACATGCTAGTCTGAGAAGTCCAATATTGGAAGATCTCAGATGTCTGACTGCTCTGGGTGTGAGATTGGGGTCCCAAAatcattcttcattttgttctttggGTTGACACAGGCAACTGCTTGGACTGATCTAATCTAGCATTTTCATAGTTCTTGTTGAAGCATGTCAAATGGGTTTCAGGACCGGGTCTGAATCTATACCCGATTAatcgtgtagcccttgttgggccttattTAAGggttgtaaccctaattttgagaagttaatgaaatcttaagagagagagagtctggtcactagtgggcgccagttcctcctcgtccgtggtttttttcctcttgctaagggtttttccacgttacatcgtgttcatcgtattcctttgttcttgatcCTCGTGTTTCTACacggtatcagagccgtgaagatCCGGCGTGACTAATTCGgatttttgtttctgttgtggCCGTGTGAGAGGACTCGTGCCGGTACTGTTCATTGCCCATCGCCCGACGGTTCCAATCACGTGATGTTACTGTTTACTGCCCGACGTTGGTCATCGCCTGACACCGTGGAGTTCCGGCATCTCTTCCAGCGACGCACTCGACACTGTTGAAGTTTTGGCGATGCACTCGACACCGTCTGGAGCTTCGGCGTCTCTCTGTTCCGGTGACCCTGTTTCTGTCCTGCTTGCCGTTGTGACGTTCTGGTGGACTCAGGCGAAGGCTGCTGTGTCCGACGGTGCACCTTCTGCGCCCGagagtttttttctcttcaccCTTCGTAGAGCATCGCCCGAGACCACCGCTGTTGCCTCTGCCAGCGCCTAACGTCGCCACTCCGTGATCTGTTcctgccgccgccgccaccacctgACTGCATCGCCTGGAAATGCTGCTGCCACCGACTGCCTCACCCGACGTTACTCCATCGCCCGACAAGTTGTTTCTGTTCAGCCCCTGTTTTTGCTGTGGTGGAGTTCTTGTTTTTGGCCCGTTTGTTCCCTCTTTTGTTGTCCGTgttctgccgctgctgctggtTCTTTTTGCCCTCTTTGTAAGACATGTCTGcaattatggcagcctctttcTCGTCGACCGTCAACACTGATCAGAATGAAGCTGTGGCTTGTAGAACCGAGAGTATTCCTGTTCAGGTCACTACCATTCGCCTTACTAAGGAAAATTATCTTAAGTGGGCTGCCGCCATCACCATGGGAATAGCTGGTCGAGGCCATATTGCATATGTGAATGGGAGTAAAGTTGAACCTGCTGCAAACAGTACAgcttgggatacttggtttcttgaggacaaccaagtaaaaacttggattgttaatTCGGTCTCGTCTGATATTCAAtctctcattcttcgtaagaagactgcgagagatatgtggatCATGTTggaacaaatgtatggccaaaagaagaggaaggttcgtgtgtatcaactaatGAATGATGTATATGCTCTTAGGCAAGGAGATCGCTCGGTCGCAGATTTCTATGCAGCTCTAAAATCCAAATGAAAGGATCTTGACTATCATTCCGAGGCCACTTGGCACTGTCATGACGATCAGATGCAGTATGTTGCCAAAGAATgggagaataggatattcctGTTCTTAGCAGGGCTaaatgatgaatttgaaaatatcaggagtcagattcttaacttcGAAGAATCCTTCAATATTGAAGATGTCCACTCCCGTGTTGAGgttgaagaacagagaagactTGTTACCCCTGGGGGGAAGAGGGATCACATACCTTATAATGAGAGATCTGCACTTGTTAGTCGTGGTCCGGGTAGTGCTCCCAAACCTCTTCGTAGATGCACTCATTGCAAGAAGACTGGCCATactgtggatttctgttgggatcttcatccacaAAAACGGGGTAACAGGGCGAgatcttctagtgggaagacaCCTGTGTCAGAGGATACCAAGTCTAGTGGAGGCAAGGCctccatttctgctgaacaGCTTCGTGAACTGCAGGCCTATTTGGGTCAGATCGATGTCAATCCGACCGAGACATCAGATGAGATGaaggctaatcatgctcttgctaTTGTAGGGGATAAAGGTAACTCCTACTTGgaagaatggattgttgacaatggtgctactcaccacatgacaggtaaccctaaattgtttcatgagtataagttggcTTCTGGAAGAGAACGTGTATCTCTCGCAAATGGTTCCTCTACCTTTGTGGCTGGAGAAGGgagtctgtccttgttggacaaatttcatatGCGAGGCGCATTACATGTCCATCagcttcccttaaatctcttatcagttagtaaacttactaaagagctgaattgtgaactcattttctctgcaaatcgttgtgttttgcaggacttggtgacaggaaagaggattgggattggtttggcgtctgatggcttatatcgtcttcccatacgtgtggccaCGACTCTTATGACAGCGATCAGCAAGAcggaaaagagaagagaagatt
Protein-coding regions in this window:
- the LOC116252434 gene encoding uncharacterized protein LOC116252434, whose protein sequence is MQKFGWGTPIGCSRQGSRSDFAGKMRGKVNELADEWCTSEWWIRGFHLVLRVMKANKEKWQTSSNHDIKQMADVATLIEYEKPNMGDYLWLQGLVHYCSFPELLSRKLSLLIGWIIIIQSD
- the LOC116252768 gene encoding magnesium transporter MRS2-1-like, whose amino-acid sequence is MASDLKERLLLPKPNSNTATTTTSSSSTSSRPLFHGLDFLGLKKRGHGVRSWIRVDCGGNSEIIELDKFAVMRRCDLPARDLRLLDPLFVYPSTILGRESAIVVNLEQIRCIITADEVLLLNSLDSYVLQYVVELQRRLNGAGSGSGSLNGRRGSSTSIPNFDYAYGGGSTPADSLPFEFRALEVALEAACTYLDAQAADLEIEAYPLLDELTSKISTLNLERVRRLKSRLVALTRRVQKVRDEIEQLMDDDGDMAEMYLTEKKLRVESAIDGDQSIAGYSSIGAGMSVSAPVSPVSSPTETRRLEKSLSIARSRHESMKSSESATENIEELEMLLEAYFVVIDSTLNKLTSLKEYIDDTEDFINIQLDNVRNQLIQFELLLTTATFVVAIFGVVAGIFGMNFSISLFDEPEAFKWVLLITGACGIFIFCTFLWFFRHRRLMPL